The DNA region GTCAGCTTGCCATTGTCGAGATTCTTCAGGACGTCGGCCTTCATCAGATCGAGCCTTGCCTTCGCCAGCCCGTCTCGTTCCTGCTTTTCGGCGCGGCCGCCCAGCGCAAGACCGACCAGATCGGCCAGATGATGCGCCGCAGCCTGCTGACCCCGTGCATCCAGCTCGCCGGCCATGTCGGTGCACAGCGCGGAATAGCGCTCGATCATCGCGTTCAAGGCACGATCGAGCCCGAGCGGCCGCGCCAGCTGATCCTCCGCCAAAGGTGCGACCTGGAGCAGCAGACGCCGCGGAAACCGCGTCGTGGTAAATCCTCCGGAGCGCGTGAGATCCGCCGCGCCGACGATGTTCATTTCGGTGAGACAGATCTGCCCGCGCGCCAACTCGATTGCCGTGCCTGCCTGCGTCACCTGGACCTTGCCGCGGGTCGCGAAGATCAGCACCAAGTCGTCGCAGCCGTCGTCCAGCAGCGCGCGGGTGCGCGCGAACCGCGCCGAGCCGCCCTGCGGCGTCGCGATGACCACGGAATGCAGCTGGGTGAACTCGTTATGGCAATCGATGCGGTCGTCGCCGGCCGGCCCGACGTCGAGCCGGCAGAAGCCGCGGCAAATGCCCTCGCGCCACGCTTCATAGGCGGCCCCCCTGGCGAGCCCGTGATGGAAGATCGAGAAGCGGTTGGGCGCCTGTGTCTCGGACATGATCCGTGCTCCGAAAGCCCGATCGATCAGACGATGACCGATCGCTTTCCCTCCGGGGCGCGCATGTCGTTGCTGTCCCTACACTTGGCGCAACGGTCCACGACCCCGGCGGGGAGCCTGATACCACTCGCCCCATTGCTGGTAAAGCTATTCACGAGATGCAACCCAATGATGCGTGACGATAAAGCCGGGAATAAAACGGCGCAGGCATTTCGAGACGCGGCTCTGCCATACCTCGATGACGCCTATACCTTCGCGCGCGTGTTGATCCGCAACGAGGCGGATGCCGAACATGCCGTGCAGGAATGCTACGTGCGCGCGCGGCAACAGTTCGAGGGGTTTCGCGGCGGCGCCCTCAAATCATGGCTGCTCGCGATCCTCAGAACGGTGTGCCACGAAAAACTCGGCTGGCACGAGGGCGGAACTGCCCTGCTGAGAGGGCCCTGCACGGCGTCCGAGCGGATCACATCCGAGCGGCGCATGCCGACGATCCGGGACCTGATCGACGATCTGCCGGCACCGCTGGGCGAAACCATTGCGCTGCGCGAATTCATCGGCCTGTCCTATCGCGAGATCGCCGAAGTCACCGGCGTGCCGGCTTCGACGGTGCTGTCGCGGATCGCGCAGGCGCGCGCGGTGCTGCTCACAGTGCGGAAGGCAGCAAGCAACGCCGGCGCGATCCGGCAGTCCGCCACGCCGTCGCCTGCGACGGCGCGGCAGCCCGCCGGCGAGCGGTCCTATTGCGAACGGTCCGATGTCCAGCCCTTGTAGTCGCCGATATTGTCGCGCGTCACGAGCTTCGACGGCAACAGCTCGACGGTCGATGCAGGTTTCTGGCCGCTGAGCAGGCCGACGCCGATCTGCACCGCGCGGCGCGCCATGAAGAACGGATCCTGCGAGGCGGAAGCCTGAATCTGCGGCGAGGCGGGATCCTTGAGCGCGGCCTCGATGTCGGGCGCGCCGTCGACCGCGGTGATGACGATGCCGGTGCGGCCCTGCTGGCGTGCCGCGAGGTCGGTGCCGATCGCCTGCGGATCGTTGATGGCGAAGATGGCGTCGATCTTGGCGAAGCGGGTCAGATAGCCCTGCGCCACGGTGAGGCCGCCTTCGCGCGAACCCTTGCCGTCCTGGTCGCTGGACAGCACCTTGATGCCGGGGGCCTTGCCGAACGTGTTCTTGCAGCCGACCACGCGGTCGATCACCGCGGAAACCTGCGGCCCGTTCTCGATGATCACGTCGCCCTTGCCGCCCAGCTTGTCGACGATGTACTGGCAGGAGATCTCGCCGGCCTGGACGTTGTTGGTGGTGACCGTGGCATCGGCGCCCTCGGCCGCGGTGTCGACGGCAACGACGATGATGCCGGCGGTCTGCGCCTTCTTGATCGCCGGCCCGATCGCCTTGGGATCGCCGGGGTTGAGCAGGATCAGATCGACGCCGGCGGCGATGAAATTGTCGATCTGGGTGACCTGCTTGCCGAGGTCGTATTCGAACCCCACCGTCGTGATCTTGACGTTGGGATTGGTTTTCTTCGCCTCGAACTCGGCGCCCTTCGACAGTGCGACGAAGAACGGGTTTCCCAGCGAGCCCAGCGAGATGCCGATCGACTTGAGTTCCTTGGCGAAGCATGGGGCGGAGCTCAGGACCAGCGCCATGGCCGCGCTGGCAAACGAGATCGTCTTCAACATTGGCGTCCTCCCTGGTCTGTTCAAAGCTCCGGCACGGCGACCAGTGACCGCGCAAGATTTGTTTTCAGGTGCGGGCCGAGCCCTGTAGCCGGTAGCGGTCGAGCGCCACCGCGCCGATGATCACCAAGCCCTTGATCACGTATTGCCAGACGTCGGACACGCCGGTGAGGATCAGGCCGTTCGACAGCACGGCGATGATCAGCGCGCCGACCAACGTGCCCCAGATCGAGCCGATGCCGCCGACAAAGGATGTGCCGCCGAGGATCACGGCGGTGATCGCGTCGAGCTCGTAGGACTGGCCGAGTTGCAGGCCGTTGGCGGCGTAGAGCCGCGCCGCCTGCATCGCGCCACCGAGGCCCGCGAGCAGGCCCGACACGCCATAGACGAAGATCAAGACCGCCCAGACCTTGATGCCGGCGAGCCGCGCTGCGCTCTCATTGCCGCCGACCGCATAGATGTGCACGCCGAGCACGGTACGGCGCAGCACCAGCCAGGAGACGAGGATCACCAGCAACGCGATCACCCAGAGCCAGGGGATCGTCAGCAAGCCGGGAATGAGCGTCAGCGAGCCGTTGCCGATGAAGGCATAGGGGATCGACGCATTGAACACCGTGGTGTCGGCGCCGAGCAGCCGCGCCACGCCGCGCACCGCGGTGAGCGAGCCGAGCGTGACGATGAAGGGCGGCAGGCGCAACAGCGCGATCAGGCCGCCATTGACGATGCCGAAGGCCGCGCCCGTCAGCACCGAGGCCGGTAACCACAACGCGCCGAGATCGGGCAGCTTGGAGATGATCAGTCCGGCCATGGCCGAGGCCGCCAGGATCGAGCCGACCGAGAGGTCGATGCCGCCGGTGAGGATCACGAAGGTCATGCCGGCCGCCAGCACGGTGTTGACGGCGGCCTGCTGCACCACGATGCCGAGATTCTGCGCGGTGAAGAAACGGCCGTCCGAGAAATAGTGAAAGCCGCCGCACAGCAGCAGCAGCACCGGCAGCATGCCGGCGGCGCGGATCGCCAGCCTGATGCGCTGACGCCTGGTCTCCTGCATCGCGGCCAATCCGCTTGCGGTGGCGGTGTTCACCTGCGTGGATCCTTGATCAGGCATCGATCTGCTCCGTCCCGGTGGCGAGTGCCATGATGTCTTCCTGGTTCAGCGGCGACGTCTCGGTCCGCCTCATCGCGCCGGCAATGTGCCCCGCGCGCATCACGATGACGCGGTCGCAGATGCCGATGATCTCGGGCAGGTCGGAGGAGATCACCAGCACCGCGGTGCCCGACTTCGCGAGGTTGTCGATGATCGAATAGATCTCGGACTTGGCGCCGACATCGACGCCGCGCGTCGGCTCGTCGAGGATCAGGATCTTTGGCGCAATCGCAAGCAGCCGCGACAGCAGCACCTTTTGCTGGTTGCCGCCGGAGAGGCCGCCGACCGTGACGCCGATATCCGCGGCGCGGATGCCCAGCGCCGCGAACGCTTTCTTCGCCCGGTCTCGCGCCTTGTCCCGGTCGAGGATGCCGCCCGGCCTGGCATCGCGGCCCAGCACCGCGAGATTGATGTTGTCGAGGCAGGACATGTCGAGGAACAGGCCGAGCGCCTTGCGGTCCTCGGTCAGATAGGCGATGCCCGCCGCGAGCGCCTCGCCGGGGTTACGGATCTCGACGTTACATCCTTCGAGCTCGACATGGCCGGCAGTCTTCGGCGCGGCGCCGATGATCAGATGCGCCAACTCGGTGCGGCCGGCACCAACCAGCCCGGCGAGACCGACCACCTCGCCCGCATGCACGGTCAGCGAGCAACCCTTGACACGCTGGCCGTCGGCAATGTCGACGGCGGCGAGCACGGGCGCGCCGTGCACGGCCCGCGGATCATGCTCCTTCTTGTAAAACGACGAGACGTCGCGCCCGACCATCATGCGGACGATGATGTCGGCGCGGATCTCGCCCTTGTCGAGCGAGCCGACCATGGTGCCGTCGCGCAGCACCGTGACGCGGTCGCCGAGCGCATAGACCTCGTCCATGCGGTGCGAGATGTAGATGATCGCAAGGCCCTCGGCGCGGAGCTGCCGAATCAGGCCGAACAACCGCTCGCTCTCACCGGCCGACAGCGCGGTGGTCGGCTCGTCCATGATCAGGATTTTCGAGCGGGCGTGCAGCGCGCGGGCGATCTCGACCAGCTGGCGTTGCCCCATCGATAAATTCGCGACCAGTGTCGACGCGGTGAAATCGGCGCCGAGCCGCTCCAGGATCGGGCCGACACCGGCCTCCATCGCCTCGCGCGCCAGCAGCCCGAGGCGCGAGACTTCGCGGCCGAGATAGATGTTCTGCGCGACGCTGAGATTCGGGGCCAGCGATAGCTCCTGATAGATGATCGAGATGCCGGCCGCGCGGCCGCCGAGCGGGCCGTTGATCGCGACCTGCTTGCCCTCGATGCGGATCTCGCCGCCCGGATCGGGCCGGTAGGCGCCCGACAGGATCTTCATCAGCGTCGATTTGCCGGCGCCGTTCTCGCCCATCAAGGCGTGGATCTCACCTGGGTAGACGGTGAGGTCGACGTCGCGCAGCGCCTTGATCGTGAAGAACGACTTGGAGACCCGGCGCATCTCGAGGATCGGCTCGGTCATCTTGCCTCCCTCGCACGATGCGTTTCCGATCCGCGGCGCGGCCGGTACAGCTCGCGCCATGCAGGAAGCCTCGCGGCATAGGCGTCGGCGAGACCACGCTTGGGCTCGAAGGTCTCGACGCGCGGCGGTGCCGTGCAGACGGCTGCGATCGGCTCGCCGGTGACGGCAAGACGCCCCAATCTCGCCGCGCCGAACGCCGCGCCGACGTCGCTGTCGGCAACGCGGTTGATCGGCATGTCGAGAACGTTCGCCAGCACCGAGAGCCAGAAGCCCGATCGCGCGCCACCGCCGATCGCATCGGCCTCGGTCACGACAAGGCCGGCGCTCGCGAGCGCATCGCGGCAATCGGCAAGCGCGAAGGCGACGCCTTCGAGCACGGCCTGCACGACCGCGGCGCGATCCGTGCCATGGCTCAGGCCATCGAGCATGCCGCGCACATCGGGGTCGTCATGCGGCGTGCGCTCGCCGGCAAGATACGGCAGGAAGCTGACAGGCGACGGCGCCTGCGGATGCGCGCCAAGGGGCGCCAGCAACTCGGCTTCCGGGGCGCCGAGCAGCCGCGCGATCCAGCCGAGGCAGGATGCCGCCGAGAGGATTGCGCCGCCCTGCAGCCACATCGCCGGGATTGCGTGCGCGAAGATATGCACGGCGCGCTCGGGATTGGCCGCAATCCTCTCGGTCGGCGCAAACAGCGCGCCCGACGTGCCAAGCGAGATGAACGCGGTTCCCGGCCGGATCGCGCCGATGCCGATGGCGCCGGCCGGATTGTCGCCCGCGCCACCCGCAATCATCGGCTGTTTGGCCATGCCCCAGCGCTGCGCGAGCTCGCGGGTCAGCCGCGCCGCGGGCGCAAAGCCCTCGACCAGACGCGGCATCTGCCTGCGCGAGAGGCCGGTTGCGGCAAGGCCGTCATCCGACCAGTCGCGCCTGAGGACATCGAGCCATAGCGATCCCGAGGCATCGGAGACGTCCTCGATCGCCTCGCCCGACATGACGAGGCGCAGATAGGCCTTCGGCAGCAGCACGAGCCGCGTCGCCGCAAAGTTCTCCGGCTCGTGCGTTGCGACCCAGAGCAGCTTCGGCGCGGTGAAACCGGGCATCGCCTTGTTGCCCGTCGTCGCACGCAAGGCGGGCCAGCGCGCTTCGAGCTCGCGGCACTCGGCGGCGGAGCGGCCGTCGTTCCAGAGAATGCAGGGCCGCAGCGGACGGAGGTCGGCGTCGAGCAGCGTCGCGCCGTGCATCTGACCGGAGAGGCCGATGCCCACAACCTCGGCCAATTCACGGGGGTGATCCGCCTTCAGCGCGTCCAATGTCGCGAACGTCGCCTCGACCCACAGCCGCGGATCCTGCTCGGAGAAGCCCGGGCGCGGCGAGGCCGTCGACAGCGCGTGACTTCTGCTGGCGATGACGCGCTGTGCGCCATCAACCAGGATGGTCTTGACCGCCGAGGTGCCGAGATCGATGCCGAGAAACATGATGCTCCTTGCCGGTCGTCGATGTCGGCGCGCTGCTGCCGAGGCCGTTGGTGGCCAACAGGACCGGATCGTTTCCCCTAGCCTGCCCTTATCCTTTGGCAGACATTTATTTTTTTAATTTACTATATTATAGTCGGGTCGCAACGAGAAAATGGCTCGCACGAGGATGACGCCAAATGGCATACCGAGTTCCAGCGCGATCGGAACCCGATCGCGGCGGAAGCCAGAAGTGGCAGCGATGGCTTGATTGGAGATGACGGCTTGTCAGGAAAGGGCAGCAATTCGGTCAAGCTTCGCCACTACAATGAGCGCTTCGTGCTCGATGCCGTCCGCCGCCTCAAGGAAGCGTCCAAATCCGATCTTGCGCGCGCCGCACACCTCACGCCGGCTGCCGTGGCCGGCATCGTCGATGGACTGGAACAGGCAGGATTCGTAAAGCAGGTCGGGAAGAGGTTCGGGCAGCGCGGATCGCCGTCCGTGCTCTACCGGCTGATGCCGGAGCGCATCTATAGTGTCGGCATCAAGATCGGCCGTCGCGCGCTGGAGGCGGTGCTGGTCGACTTTGCCGGCGAGTTGCGCGCCCGCGAGTCGCACGAATACCGCTATCCGGACCCCGAATTGGTCCGCAAGGCGGGCAACGCCGCGCTCGCCAATTTCGACGCGCTGGTGAACGCTCTCGACGACGCCTCCATCGTCGGCGTCGGCATCGCTTCGCCCTACTTCCTGGGCGGCTGGCATGAGGAGCTCGGCTTTCCGGCCGACCTTGGCGACCGCTGGGACGCGATCGAGCTGATGACGCATTTCGCGACGCCGGCGAAGACGCCGGTGTTCATCGAGAACGACGCCACGTCTGCCGCGCTGGCCGAGTTGGTCCACGGTGCCGGCGCGCGCTTCCGCGATTTCATGCACATCTCGATCGACACCTTCGTCGGCGGCGGCCTGGTGCAAGACGGCAAGGTGCAGACCGGCCCGCACGGAAACAGCGCCGCGCTCGGCCCGTTGCCGGTCTCGCCGTCGCGCCTCGATTCGGCAATCGTCAAACCGGGGCGCTACCCGAGCTTGATTCACCGAGCCTCGATCTACGTGCTGGTCAATCATCTGAAGTCGCGCGGCATCGAGATCACGCGGGTGCGGGAGCTGGACCCCATGCCTTCAGGCGCGCGCGAGCCGCTCGACGAATGGATCGAGGATTGCGCCAACGCGCTGGCCGAGGCGATCATCGCCATCGCCTCGGTGATCGACATCGAAGCGATCGTGCTCGACAGCATTTTGCCGCGGCCGATTCATCTGGAGTTGCTGGCGAAGGTGCAAAGCCTGTTCAGCCGCGTGCGCGCCACCGGCATCGTCGCGCCGGAGATCGTGCCGGGCCAGTTCGGCCCTGAGGCCTCGCCGCTCGGCGCCGCGATGCTGCCGTTCACGGCGCTGCTTGCCCCGGACAGCAGTGTGCTGATGATCGGCAAGGACCGGACGAAGCTGCTGGGCAAGCTCTCAGCGCTGGCCGGCCAGGGCTGAGCAGATATCCACTGGCTCGCTAGCACCTTTCCGCGCAGCCCACGTCAGGGGCGCACCGGCAGACGGACCCCGCTACTGCGCATATGCCTGCTGCACCGCCTTGGGATCGGTGATGCCGTTGGCGATCAGGAGTTCGAGCAGCACGCGGGCCTTTTGCGGGTTGAGGTCGAGCGCGACCGCAAAGCCGAGCTTGTCGTCCTCGACCTCGACGTTGCGATTGACATAACCCGATCCGACGCGGCTCGAACGCACCACCACGACGCCCTGCTTCGCCGCCGCCGCGAGCGCATCGATCGCGCCCTTGGAGGAATTGCCGTCGCCGACGCCGGCCAGCACGATGCCCTTGGCGCCGCGCTTCACCGCATCCTCGACCTCGGCGGCGTCCATGTTGGCGTGCGAATAGACGATGTCGACCCGCGGCAGCGGCGGCGCATCCGGCAGCTTGTACTTCGCTCCCTTGGCCGGGGCCCCCGCCAGGAAGCGCAGCGAGCCGGTGTCGACATAGCCGACCGGGCCGGCATCGGGCGAGCGGAAGGTCTGCACGCTGGTGGTGTTGGTCTTCTGCACCCAGCGCGCGCCGTGGATGGTGTCGTTGAGCACGACCAGCACGCCGCGGCCGCGCGATTCCGGCGCGGAGGCGACCCGCATCGCATCGTACAGATTGGCCGGTCCGTCGGCGCCGATCGCGGTCGACGGCCGCATCGAGCCGACCAGCACGATCGGAATCTCGGTGTCGAGCACGTTTTGCAGGAAGAACGCGGTCTCCTCCATCGTGTCGGTGCCGTGCGTGATCACGACGCCATCGACCTCCTTGTTCTCGATCGCAGCGCGGATGCGCTTGACGAGGTCGAACCAGACCTTGTCGTTCATGTCCTGCGAGCCGATCGAGGAGATCTGCTCCGCCGAGATGGTGGCGAGCTTGTCGATGCCCGGGATCGCCGCGATCAGGTTCGCCGCGCTGATCTTGCCGGAATCGTAGGCGTTGCCGGCCCGTGCGTTGGCCTGCCCCGCAATGGTGCCGCCGGTGCCGAGCACCAGCACCCGGGCCAGGGTGGCATTGGTCGCGGTCTGTGCGGATGCGGGCGGCGCGAGCAGCCCGATCATCAATGCGAGAGCGAGACCGATGAAAGCCCGTGCGGAGCCGATTGAATGAAACGAGTGCTGCGCCATCTCTGTCCCCCAACGACAAATTGCCCGCCCACAACCCTTGGTTTTATCCAACAGAAAATAGACAAACTTGCGGCAGGCGTTGCGGACCGATGGAGTGTCGCCTTTCGCGCCGGCTTTTCAAGAGCCTTCCGGCGTCTCGTGCCGCACGATCTCTTTTCGGTTCTCACTTGACATCGCCGAAGGGCGGCGCGACCATTTTCGAAGAATATTCGAATTATGGACGAGCCGATCCGAGCCAATCATAGGTGGGCCATGGATTTCCAGCTTCCCGACCAGCTCCAGGTTCTGCAAAGCCGGATCCGCGACTTCGTGCGCACCGAGCTGCAACCGCATGATGCGGCGATCGAAGCGACCGGACGCGTGCCGGACAGCGCGATGGCCGCCCTGCGCCGGATGGGATTATTCGGCACCAACACGCCAAGGGAATTCGGCGGCCTCGGCCTGTCGATGCTCGGCAGCTGCATCGCGATCGAGGAACTCGCGAAGGCGCACACCGCCTTCTACTATCTGAGCGGGGTGAACGTGCACATCGGATCGAAGGCGATCGAGTTTTTCGCCAGGCCGCAGGTCCGTGACCGCTGGCTGCCCGAGCTCGCCAGCGGACGGGTGATCGCGGCCTTCGCGCTGACCGAGCCGAATGCCGGCTCCGATGCGGCACGGATCGAGACCCGGGCGCGGCGCGACGGCGATCATTATGTACTCGACGGATGCAAGACCTACATCACCAACGCGCCGGTCGCCGGCGTCTTTACCGTGTTCGCCACGCTCGATCCGTCCGCCGGTGCCAAAGGCATCGCGGCCTTCGTTGTGGACGCGAAAACGCCGGGGCTTTCGATCGGCCGTGTGGTCGAGATGGCCGCCGGGCGCGGCTCGGAACATGCCGAGGTCAAGTTGGAGCACTGCCGTGTGCCGCGCGACAATCTGCTCGGACAAGAGGGCGAAGGCTTTGCCATCGCGATGCGCTGCCTGGATGCCGGGCGCACGCATTGGGGCGCCTATTGCGTCGGCGCCGCGAGCCAGCTGCTCGCCTATGCCCTCGACCACGTCTCGCAGCGCGAGGCGTTCGGGCGCAAGCTGCGCGACCACCAGGGCATCGAATGGCAGATCGCCGACATGGCAGCCGCGCTGCATGCCGCGCGGCTCGTCGCCTATGAGGCGGCCTGGCGTTACGACCACGGCGACGCGGCCGCCCGCACCGCGGCCGCAGCGCTGTCCAAATATACCGGCGCCGAGATGGTGCAGCGCATCGCCGACACCACCCTGCAACTGTTCGGTGGTGTTGGTTATTCCAGGGACCTGCCGATCGAGCGGATCTGGCGGGAAACCCGCGTCGTGCGCATCCTGGATGGCACGTCCGAGATCATGCGGCAGGTCATCGCCCGTCACGCGTTCCGCGATCATGAACGGCGGAACGCGCCGACCTGACGTGACGCCGTTGTATATCGCCGCAATAGCCCTTGTGTTCGCATTCCGCAGCCTTACTGTTTTTGCGGAATGCGGGGAGACGCAAGTGGCTTCGGGGACACTCAAGCTCAAGCAACAACGCAGCCGCGAGCGGCGGGAACAGATTCTGGGCGCGGCAACGAAGCTGTTCGGCGAACGGGGCATCGATCGCACCTCGCTCACCGACATCGCCGCCGCGGCCAAGGTGCCGCTGTCGAGCATCTACGACTATTTCGAGGACAAGCGCGCGCTGGTGCTGGAAGTGCCGGAGGACAATTTCGAAGCGCTGTACCAGAAGACCGAGCCGCGGCTGGCCAAGGGTGCCGATCCCGTCGAGCAGCTGCGCATCATCTTCCTCACCAACTTCGAATATATCAGCGAGAACCCGAGCTGGGGCCGGGTGTTCTTCCTGGAGATATGGCCGAGCGTCACCGCCGCCGAACCGCGGGTCAAGAAGGCCGTCGACAGATACGCGCTGCGCTACGTGCAGCTGATCAAGCGGGCAGTTCGCGCCGGCAGCTATCGCCGCAATCTCGATCCCTATGTTGCGATGTCGCTGATGATGGGCGGCATGTGCCAGCTGACCGCGGTCTGGCTGCTCTACGGCCGCAAATACGATCTGGTGAAGAAGGGCAAGGCGCTGTTCTCCACGCTGCATTACAGCTTCGTCCCGCGCTAGCGTGACGCAGTCGATTCGTAGGGCGGGCAAAGCGCAAGCGTGCCCACCATCGCGAGCACGGCGTGAATGGTGGGCACGCTTCGCTTTGCCCACCCTACGGCTTCTACGCGA from Bradyrhizobium genosp. L includes:
- a CDS encoding AraC family transcriptional regulator, whose protein sequence is MSETQAPNRFSIFHHGLARGAAYEAWREGICRGFCRLDVGPAGDDRIDCHNEFTQLHSVVIATPQGGSARFARTRALLDDGCDDLVLIFATRGKVQVTQAGTAIELARGQICLTEMNIVGAADLTRSGGFTTTRFPRRLLLQVAPLAEDQLARPLGLDRALNAMIERYSALCTDMAGELDARGQQAAAHHLADLVGLALGGRAEKQERDGLAKARLDLMKADVLKNLDNGKLTIEAVARANALSARQAQRLFASSGTTFSEFVLEQRLLLARRLLLHETGAARKVSDIAFTVGFNDLSYFHRSFRRKFGIAPAEMQTGLRRTHRTAFAAATADEKSSPAVACDQKRSPTISSLLAHNALACAGSSA
- a CDS encoding ROK family transcriptional regulator, yielding MSGKGSNSVKLRHYNERFVLDAVRRLKEASKSDLARAAHLTPAAVAGIVDGLEQAGFVKQVGKRFGQRGSPSVLYRLMPERIYSVGIKIGRRALEAVLVDFAGELRARESHEYRYPDPELVRKAGNAALANFDALVNALDDASIVGVGIASPYFLGGWHEELGFPADLGDRWDAIELMTHFATPAKTPVFIENDATSAALAELVHGAGARFRDFMHISIDTFVGGGLVQDGKVQTGPHGNSAALGPLPVSPSRLDSAIVKPGRYPSLIHRASIYVLVNHLKSRGIEITRVRELDPMPSGAREPLDEWIEDCANALAEAIIAIASVIDIEAIVLDSILPRPIHLELLAKVQSLFSRVRATGIVAPEIVPGQFGPEASPLGAAMLPFTALLAPDSSVLMIGKDRTKLLGKLSALAGQG
- a CDS encoding asparaginase, giving the protein MAQHSFHSIGSARAFIGLALALMIGLLAPPASAQTATNATLARVLVLGTGGTIAGQANARAGNAYDSGKISAANLIAAIPGIDKLATISAEQISSIGSQDMNDKVWFDLVKRIRAAIENKEVDGVVITHGTDTMEETAFFLQNVLDTEIPIVLVGSMRPSTAIGADGPANLYDAMRVASAPESRGRGVLVVLNDTIHGARWVQKTNTTSVQTFRSPDAGPVGYVDTGSLRFLAGAPAKGAKYKLPDAPPLPRVDIVYSHANMDAAEVEDAVKRGAKGIVLAGVGDGNSSKGAIDALAAAAKQGVVVVRSSRVGSGYVNRNVEVEDDKLGFAVALDLNPQKARVLLELLIANGITDPKAVQQAYAQ
- a CDS encoding acyl-CoA dehydrogenase family protein — encoded protein: MDFQLPDQLQVLQSRIRDFVRTELQPHDAAIEATGRVPDSAMAALRRMGLFGTNTPREFGGLGLSMLGSCIAIEELAKAHTAFYYLSGVNVHIGSKAIEFFARPQVRDRWLPELASGRVIAAFALTEPNAGSDAARIETRARRDGDHYVLDGCKTYITNAPVAGVFTVFATLDPSAGAKGIAAFVVDAKTPGLSIGRVVEMAAGRGSEHAEVKLEHCRVPRDNLLGQEGEGFAIAMRCLDAGRTHWGAYCVGAASQLLAYALDHVSQREAFGRKLRDHQGIEWQIADMAAALHAARLVAYEAAWRYDHGDAAARTAAAALSKYTGAEMVQRIADTTLQLFGGVGYSRDLPIERIWRETRVVRILDGTSEIMRQVIARHAFRDHERRNAPT
- a CDS encoding sigma-70 family RNA polymerase sigma factor — encoded protein: MMRDDKAGNKTAQAFRDAALPYLDDAYTFARVLIRNEADAEHAVQECYVRARQQFEGFRGGALKSWLLAILRTVCHEKLGWHEGGTALLRGPCTASERITSERRMPTIRDLIDDLPAPLGETIALREFIGLSYREIAEVTGVPASTVLSRIAQARAVLLTVRKAASNAGAIRQSATPSPATARQPAGERSYCERSDVQPL
- a CDS encoding sugar ABC transporter ATP-binding protein, giving the protein MTEPILEMRRVSKSFFTIKALRDVDLTVYPGEIHALMGENGAGKSTLMKILSGAYRPDPGGEIRIEGKQVAINGPLGGRAAGISIIYQELSLAPNLSVAQNIYLGREVSRLGLLAREAMEAGVGPILERLGADFTASTLVANLSMGQRQLVEIARALHARSKILIMDEPTTALSAGESERLFGLIRQLRAEGLAIIYISHRMDEVYALGDRVTVLRDGTMVGSLDKGEIRADIIVRMMVGRDVSSFYKKEHDPRAVHGAPVLAAVDIADGQRVKGCSLTVHAGEVVGLAGLVGAGRTELAHLIIGAAPKTAGHVELEGCNVEIRNPGEALAAGIAYLTEDRKALGLFLDMSCLDNINLAVLGRDARPGGILDRDKARDRAKKAFAALGIRAADIGVTVGGLSGGNQQKVLLSRLLAIAPKILILDEPTRGVDVGAKSEIYSIIDNLAKSGTAVLVISSDLPEIIGICDRVIVMRAGHIAGAMRRTETSPLNQEDIMALATGTEQIDA
- a CDS encoding ABC transporter permease subunit, whose amino-acid sequence is MPDQGSTQVNTATASGLAAMQETRRQRIRLAIRAAGMLPVLLLLCGGFHYFSDGRFFTAQNLGIVVQQAAVNTVLAAGMTFVILTGGIDLSVGSILAASAMAGLIISKLPDLGALWLPASVLTGAAFGIVNGGLIALLRLPPFIVTLGSLTAVRGVARLLGADTTVFNASIPYAFIGNGSLTLIPGLLTIPWLWVIALLVILVSWLVLRRTVLGVHIYAVGGNESAARLAGIKVWAVLIFVYGVSGLLAGLGGAMQAARLYAANGLQLGQSYELDAITAVILGGTSFVGGIGSIWGTLVGALIIAVLSNGLILTGVSDVWQYVIKGLVIIGAVALDRYRLQGSART
- a CDS encoding TetR/AcrR family transcriptional regulator — protein: MASGTLKLKQQRSRERREQILGAATKLFGERGIDRTSLTDIAAAAKVPLSSIYDYFEDKRALVLEVPEDNFEALYQKTEPRLAKGADPVEQLRIIFLTNFEYISENPSWGRVFFLEIWPSVTAAEPRVKKAVDRYALRYVQLIKRAVRAGSYRRNLDPYVAMSLMMGGMCQLTAVWLLYGRKYDLVKKGKALFSTLHYSFVPR
- a CDS encoding ABC transporter substrate-binding protein, with translation MLKTISFASAAMALVLSSAPCFAKELKSIGISLGSLGNPFFVALSKGAEFEAKKTNPNVKITTVGFEYDLGKQVTQIDNFIAAGVDLILLNPGDPKAIGPAIKKAQTAGIIVVAVDTAAEGADATVTTNNVQAGEISCQYIVDKLGGKGDVIIENGPQVSAVIDRVVGCKNTFGKAPGIKVLSSDQDGKGSREGGLTVAQGYLTRFAKIDAIFAINDPQAIGTDLAARQQGRTGIVITAVDGAPDIEAALKDPASPQIQASASQDPFFMARRAVQIGVGLLSGQKPASTVELLPSKLVTRDNIGDYKGWTSDRSQ
- the xylB gene encoding xylulokinase, which gives rise to MFLGIDLGTSAVKTILVDGAQRVIASRSHALSTASPRPGFSEQDPRLWVEATFATLDALKADHPRELAEVVGIGLSGQMHGATLLDADLRPLRPCILWNDGRSAAECRELEARWPALRATTGNKAMPGFTAPKLLWVATHEPENFAATRLVLLPKAYLRLVMSGEAIEDVSDASGSLWLDVLRRDWSDDGLAATGLSRRQMPRLVEGFAPAARLTRELAQRWGMAKQPMIAGGAGDNPAGAIGIGAIRPGTAFISLGTSGALFAPTERIAANPERAVHIFAHAIPAMWLQGGAILSAASCLGWIARLLGAPEAELLAPLGAHPQAPSPVSFLPYLAGERTPHDDPDVRGMLDGLSHGTDRAAVVQAVLEGVAFALADCRDALASAGLVVTEADAIGGGARSGFWLSVLANVLDMPINRVADSDVGAAFGAARLGRLAVTGEPIAAVCTAPPRVETFEPKRGLADAYAARLPAWRELYRPRRGSETHRAREAR